AAACCGAGTTCCCTGGTGAGCGCGAGCGCGATCGCCGCGAACGCCTCGTTGATTTCCGCTCGCTCGATGTCTGCAAGTTGCCAACCGGCTCGCTGCAGCGCCTGACGTACGGCTGGCAAGGGGCCGAGTCCGAACATGCCCGGCTCGACGGCCCCGACGCCGTACGCCACAAGGCGTGCCATCGGCTCCAGACCGCGTTTCTCGGCCCACGCGGCGTTGGCAACGATCAGCGCGGCCGCACCGGCGTTCAGGCCCGGAGCGTTGCCCGCAGTGATGGTGCCGTCGTTGCGGAAGGCCGGCTTCAACTTCGCGAGCGACTCGAGCGTCATATCG
This window of the Acidobacteriota bacterium genome carries:
- a CDS encoding thiolase family protein; its protein translation is REAQDRWALRSQTRFSGAQAAGKFDAEIAPVEIPTRKGRVVFERDEHNRPDMTLESLAKLKPAFRNDGTITAGNAPGLNAGAAALIVANAAWAEKRGLEPMARLVAYGVGAVEPGMFGLGPLPAVRQALQRAGWQLADIERAEINEAFAAIALALTRELGLSEEVVNVEGGAIAHGHPIGATGAVLTTRLLHSMRRDGVRRGLVTLCIGGGQGVALALEAVR